Genomic segment of Gopherus flavomarginatus isolate rGopFla2 chromosome 2, rGopFla2.mat.asm, whole genome shotgun sequence:
CCAGAAGGCAGCCTGCACCTGCTGACTGTGACTGGGGGAGTGTAAGGGAGAGAAAAGCTCCTAGAAGCCCCTCATGGTATGCTGGGGTATCCATGCTGATCCCTGGGTTCCTCACTCTGCCTGCATGCTCCCCTGAGGGCATTCAGCGGTGTGGAGCAGGACATTGCAGGAGTTATCCAAACTAGAGTCAGCCAGGGGATGCTGCTGCACAGAGCTGCTTCCCTCCCTGATCGCCCATGCTCAGCGGTGTGGTGTCTGTGGGGAGGGCATTCAGTGGGCCTGAGAGGGAAGATGCTAGCTGCGGGCGTGAGAGGGAAGATGCTAGCTGCGGGCCTGAGAGGGAAGATGCTAGCTGCGGGCCTGAGAGGGAAGATGCTAGCTGCAGGCGTGAGAGAGAAGATGCTAGCTGTGGGCCTGAGAGGGAAGATGCTAGCTGCAGGCGTGAGAGGGAAGATGCTAGCTGTGGGCCTGAGAGGGAAGATGCTAGCTGCAGGCGTGAGAGGGAAGATGCTAGCTGCGGGCCTGAGAGGGAAGATGCTAGCTGCAGGCCTAAGAGGGAAGATGCTAGCTGCAGGCGTGAGAGGGAAGATGCTAGCTGCGGGCGTGAGAGAGAAGATGCTAGCTGCGGGCCTGAGAGGGAAGATGCTAGCTGCGGGCCTGAGAGGGAAGATGCTAGCTGCGGGCCTGAGAGGGAAGATGCTAGCTGCGGGCCTGAGAGGGAAGATGCTAGCTGCGGGCGTGAGAGAGAAGATGCTAGCTGCGGGCCTGAGAGGGAAGATGCTAGCTGCGGGCCTGAGAGGGAAGATGCTAGCTGCGGGCGTGAGAGAGAAGATGC
This window contains:
- the LOC127045982 gene encoding circumsporozoite protein-like, producing MLAAGVRGKMLAAGLRGKMLAAGLRGKMLAAGVREKMLAVGLRGKMLAAGVRGKMLAVGLRGKMLAAGVRGKMLAAGLRGKMLAAGLRGKMLAAGVRGKMLAAGVREKMLAAGLRGKMLAAGLRGKMLAAGLRGKMLAAGLRGKMLAAGVREKMLAAGLRGKMLAAGLRGKMLAAGVREKMLAAGVREKMLAAGVRGKMLAAGVRGKMLAAGVRGKMVAAGRCIGISFTFITSE